In Elusimicrobiota bacterium, the genomic stretch CAAAATATTCAAGTCGACGAGAACGGGCAAGTCGTTGACGACGAAGGTTTTGCCGCCGGGCAGCATGTTCGGGCATCGTTCGTTGTTGGCCGGAGAGAATTATTCGGCCGGCACGGAAGCGTTTTCAGACGCGGTGATCAGCCGCATTGAAGAAAGAAGCCTATTGGGGTTTCTCCATCGCCATTGGCCCGCTGTTTTGCTTTTAATGAGGCAGCTGGCCCGCGCCGTGCGCGAAGGAGAGGACAAGGCCAGGGAAATCGCCTTTTCTTCGGCCCGGGCGCGGCTGGCCCAGGCGCTGTGCTCTTCGGCCAAGAAAATCGAAAACCGCTGGATTGTGCGCACGGCGCGCAAAGAACTGGCCCAAATCGCCGGAATCGCCCAAGAAACGTGCGTGCGCCTTGTGCAGAAGCTTGAGGCCGAAAAAATGGTCAAGCGCGACGGGCGGAAAGCGCTTTTTATCCTTGATCCCGATGCGTTGGGACGCGCCGCCGGCGGCGCGTTGGCGGGCAGCCAATAAACCGCTAAGCGGAAAAAGCGGGGCCTTTTTTGGCTGCTTCCAGAGCGGAGAGCATTTCGTCGACTACCGTAAACTTATCCCGAATTTTTCCTTTACGCGCGCCGCTTTCGATCTCGAGGCGATCAAGCGCTTTCCAGTCTTCAAATGTGACGAAGCGCAGGTTTTTTGTTCGCAGCAGGTCGACGACGGCCTGCGAAGATTTTTTTGGGGCGTTCCCGGACGCGGGCCGAACCGCGTCCTCCAGCATCGCCTGAACCGTAGCGACGGAATCGGCTCTGTTGGTGCCGATTAAGCCGCTGGGACCGCGTTTGGCCCACCCGACGACATAGGCTCCGGGCACGATTTTTTTTGTTTGCGCATCGATGACGCGGCCGTTTTCATTGGGGATATGGCCGGATTTGGCATCGAAGGGAACCCCGGGCAGGGCGATGCCGTGATAGCCGACCGAACGCAGCACCATGCCGACGGGCAGGGTCTCGAACCGGCCCGCGCCTTTGGCCTTGATGTTGCCGCGGTCGTCTTTAATCAGCGTGTTTTTTTCGATTTTAATCGCGGCGACCCGGCCTCGTTCGCCGATAATTTCAACCGGGGAAACGCAAAAACGCAGGCGGACCTTCTTGTTTTTGGTTCCTTCGCCGAGGCGAGCGCGCTCCTGAACGTACCCCACGTTTTTTTTATCGTTGGGTTCCAGCGTCAAGGAGGCCGATGCGTCGTCAAGAGCCGCTTCTTCCGGAAGCACGACAAGGTCGGCGGAGTGCAACTCGCCGATTTCTTTGATTTCGGTCGGGGAAAAAGCGGCTTGAGCCGGACCGCGGCGGCCCAGGAGAAACACCTCCCGCACGCGGCTTTTTCGTAAGGCATCCAGCGCGTAATCCGCGATATCCGTTTTGGCCAAATGGTCCGGGTCCTGGGCTAGGATGCGCGTAACGTCCATGGCCACGTTGCCGATGCCCACAACCGCGACTTTGTCGCAAGAGAGATCGAATTGATGATGGTGATGGTCCGGATGCCCGTTGTACCAGCCCACGAACTCCGTGGCCGACCGGCTGCCGGTCAAATCTTCGCCGGGGATGCCCAGGCGCCGGTCCGTTTCGTTGCCGACGGCAAAAACAACCTGGTCGTAATGAAGGGAAAGTTCCTCGGTGGAGAGGTCCTTGCCGATATGAATATTGCCGAAAAAGCGGAAACCCGTTTTAGCCGCGACTTTCTCATAGACGAGAATAACCGATTTTATTTTTTGATGATCCGGCGCCACGCCGCCTCTGACTAAGCCGTAAGGCGTGGGCAAGCGGTCGAACATGTCAACTTCGACGGCCAAGCCCGGAGCGTTTAAAAGAGCCTCCGCAGCGTAAAAACCTGATGGGCCGGAGCCGACGACGGCCACTCTTAACAAGCGTTTTCCAAGGGCCGGAGCCTGGACGGCATGGTTTAAATTCATGGAAAAGTCATTTTACACCTTTGTTGTGGCGCGGGGGTTGGCCGGCTGTTAAGTTTAAACCATGGGCACCATGAAAACGATCGGACTTGTGTTGATGGCGCTGGGCGCGTTTGATGCGTTCGCTGTTGGTCCGCTGATTATCGGACCAAGGATACAGGATGAGAAAGAGCGCCGGGTGATAATCAAGGCGTTGATGGCCGCCGGCGTTTTGATGATGTTCCTGGGCGCGGCGATTTATTTGGGATTTTTTGGCGGCTGAAGGTTACGGAGGATTTGAGGGAGCAGGGCGAGGTTGCCCGGCAGCATGGGGTAATCGGTCAGTTTTTCGGGAGCCACCCAGCGAAGGTCGGCATGCTCTTTTTTTTCAATGGCGCCGCTTGTCTGGCGCGCGTGAAAAAGAAGAATGCGCACGGGACCGGTTGGGTAAACGAAGGTGTTCTCCGCGGCCAACAAACCGACGTTGACGCCGATGCCGAGCTCTTCCATGAGCTCGCGCGCCACGCAAGCCTCCGGCGTTTCATTTTGTTCGATTTTTCCGCCGGGGAATTCCCAGCAATCCGCGTAAGATTTTCCGGACGGACGCTTGCCGATCAACACGGAGTTTTCCCGCCAAAGAAGCGCCGCAGCCACAAGGGTCATACCCCATTATATTGGACCCGGCGCTTGAAGGGTTTTACAATAGACGCCATGGCCGTGCCCAAGGAGCGCCTGCTGGCGGTTGACGCCGCATTGATTCCTCCGCTCTCGATTTGCCGGTTGGCCGGAGAGATCAACGAGACGCTGCTGGCCGAGGAGCCGGATGGTTTTCGTTTTGACCAAACGCATATCCCCCACATCACTCTTTTACAGCAGTTTATCCGCGCTTCCTGCCTGCCCGACGCGACCCGGGCCCTTGATCAAAGCATCGGCGGGTTTCGCGCCATGGCCCTGGAGATTCGCCGCTCGGAAAGAATATCCACGACGGCCCATTTGGTTGTTGAGCCTAATGCCGATTTACGCCGCCTTCACGAGTCCGTTGTCGAAGCGTTGGCTCCTTGGGCCGAGACTGCGGGCGGCGAAGAGGCTTTTTTGACCGACGGCGACGAACGGCCTCGAGCGGCGGATGTTCAGTGGGTGACTCATTTTCGCGAGCAGAGCAGCTCCCGGCATTTTCAGCCGCATATCACGTTGGGCGTGGGCGCGGCTCCGGTTTTGCAGGAAGCGGTTTCGTTTACGGCGGATCGCATGGCCTTGTGCCATTTAGGGCGCTATTGCACGTGCCGAGGTATTTTCTGGGAGGGGCGGCTGAGGGGTTTTTAATTCAGGAGGACAAAACGGCGAGCGCTTTTTTGTTTCTAAAATGTCGGAAGGAGAAGCATGATGAGCCACGGAACGATTTTGGCGGTCGACGACAACAGGGGCACGATCCGTATCTTGCAGGCTATTTTTGAGAAAGAGAGCTATCGTTTTTTTTCCGCCGACGCAGGAGCGGCCGCGCTGGCGATGCTGCACCGGCACAAGCCGGACGTCGTGCTGTTGGACGTCGTGCTGTCGGAAACGGACGGCTTCGATTTAGCGGCCTCGATTCGCCGGGAATCTTCGGTGCCGATTATCTTTTTGACGGCGCGTTCCAAAGAGATGGATCGCATCGTCGGTTTGAAAATCGGAGGAGACGATTATATTACCAAGCCGTTCTCCGCCGAAGAGCTGGTGGCCCGGGTGGCGGCGATTTTGCGCCGGACCAAGGGAGCGGCCGCGCCGCCTCAGGCCGGCCAACTCTCCGCCGGAACGATGACCATTGATTTCGACCGGCATCAGGTTTGGTTGAACGGGCAAGGCAAGGCCTTGGGGCCCAAGGAATTCGAGTTGCTGCGCCACCTGATTCAATCCAAGGGGAAGGTCCTTTCCCGAGAGGATCTTTTGGAGCGGGTTTGGGGCTATGAAAAAGGGCTGGCGATCAGCACCCGCACGGTGGATCAGCACATCGCCCGGTTGCGCCGAAAATTAGGCAAGGAAGGCGCGCGGATTTTAACGGTTTCCGGTTTCGGTTATCGCATGGAACTGGCCTAAGCAAGTTTTATATTCTCCTTGCGTGGGAAGGAGGCGGGCGCGCTTTGGGTTTTTTCTTGCGGCGTTCGCGCTGGCGGTCCTTGTTTTTCACATCAGGGAGAACGAAGAGGCCTGCCACGATCAAGGCCGGACCCACTGTTGTCTTTGTCATTCGGTTTCCATTGACCAATCCGCGCCTGTTTTGGTTTGGGCGCCGGCAACGTCTGTTTTCCTGACGGATCCGGTTTTTGTCCGTTTTGTTTTCGATAACAACGATCCGAGCGCGCCTTGTCCCCGAGGGCCTCCTTTAATATAAACCCTTAAAACCGGATTGCGGCTTGAAATCAGCCGCCGAATCATTTACATACAAAGAGGGGGATTTATGAATTTTGTTTTGCGTATTTTTTTGCTTGCCCTGTTGGTATTGACGCGGGCGCCTTTGGGAGCCGAAGATTTTCAGGGCGCTTGGCTGAGAACGAAAAAACTCTCGACTGCGTTGAATCCCGACATCAGCTTGATCGGAGAGTTCCTGGGACAAACCTCCGGGAACAAAGGCTCGGGATTTGCTCTGCGGGAGGCGGAGCTGGGGATTCAGTCCATTATCGATCCGTATAGCCGGGCGGACTTTTTTATCTCCACGCATGACGGGGAGCCGGTGGAATTAGAGGAAGGGTTTATCACCCTTCTTTCTCTGCCCCTGGGTCTTCAGGCCAGAGGCGGAAAATTCTTGGCGAATTTCGGGCGATTGAATATGGTGCACAGCCACGAGCAGTCCCAAGCGGATGTCCCCGTTGTTCTTCAAGAGTTTTTGGGAGAAGAGGGGCTCAACAGCGCAGGCGTTGAATTGAGCAGAATCGTCGCTCCGTTCGGAATTTTCGGCGAGATCACCTATGCGTTCTTGAACGATTTGGGCGGGGCCCATGCTCACGATAAGGAAGTGACGACGACAACGGTCACGAATACGGACCTTATTGATGTTGACGTGGCCGTTCACAAAGAAGACGAGTCCGCGCCCACCAAGCTTAAAAATTTCGCCCATGTGTCCAGGCTGAGGCTTTACAAAGACTTGAGCCATTCGGCAAACCTGGAGGTGGGATTCTCGGGCGCCTTATATCAGCCGCAAGGTCATGCCAAAAATAAAACCGGCGGCATTGACCTGACGTTTCGTTGGCGCCCGCTTCAGGAAGGGATGTATAGGTCTTTTACATGGAGAACCGAGGGCTTGTTCACGGATCGCGATCTTGAAGAAGAGCGCGACCCGCTCGATGACACGGTGGTCGAAGCGCCGGCGCGCCGGATCAATCGCAAGGGCGTGTATTCCTATGTGGAGTATCAGCCGGCCCGGCGTTGGCGTTTTGGGGTCCGGGGCGATTATCTTGAGGAACCCCATATCAGGGACAAGGAAAACAGAAACATCATCACCCGGGCGGTTGCGCCGTATATCACGTTTACGGCCAGCGAATTCAATCGTATCCGTCTTCAGTATCAGGCCAAAAAAGAAGCCCTTGAAAAAGAGACCGAACACCTTGGGTTTCTTCAATGGGTCGTCGTGCTCGGCCCTCACGGCGCGCATCCGTTTTAAACTGACATGAGAATACAGTCTTTAGTTGGTCTCGAACCTCTCCCCCCCTCTTTGAAAAGAGAGGGGAGGAGCCGGCGTGTTTTCTTTTGGCTGGCTGCGGCGTTGTTTTTTGCCCGGGAAGCCGATGCTAAAAAGCTGAAAATCGTCACGACTTTGCCTGACTTTGCTTCGTTGGCGCAAGAAATCGGAGGCGAATATGTGCAGGCGGAGAGTTTGGCTTCCGGGGTTCAGAACCCGCATTTTGTCGAAGCCAAGCCGTCGTTGATCATCAAGTTGATGAAAGCCGATCTGTATATTGAGAACGGGCTTCAGCTTGAAATCGGCTGGGCCCCGCAATTGGTCGCAGCCTCAAGAAACAAGCGTATTCAATTGGGCGCAGCAGGGCATTTGGATGCGTCAACAGCCATCGTGCCGATCGAGGTTCCCACGGATCCGACCCGCGCCATGGGCGATATTCACGCCGGCGGCAACCCGCATTACTTGCTTGATCCGACAAACGCCAAGCCCGTTGCCGAAGCCATCGCCAAAAAACTCGAAGAGCTGTCTCCGGAAAACGCGGCGACGTTTAAGGCCAAGCTGGTTTTATTTGAAAAAAAGCTTGATGAACGGATGAAGGCCTGGGCGGAAAAATTGGATCCATACCGGGGCGCAAAATTCGTTAGTTATCATAAGGACTTTTCCTATTTTGCCCGGCGTTTTGGATTTATTGAGACAGGAACCATCGAGCCCAAGGCCGGTATTCCTCCGACGGCTTCCCATGCCGCGCGATTGATTGAGCGCATGAAAGCCGAAGGCGCTTCTTTTATCGTTACGCAACCTTGGTATGAGAAACGAACGCCCGAGTCCATTGCCCAGGCAACCGGCGCCAAAGTGGTCGCGTTCGCCTTGTTGGTCGGCGCCGTGCCTCAAGCCGGCGATTATTTCTCTATGATGGACTATAACGTCAAATCAATTGCCCAGGCTTTAGCCAATCAAGAGGCTAATGGCAAAAAGGAGAAACCGCCGGCTGCCCCCTAGTTATGGATGAAATTCTCCGCTTCGACAATGTTTCTTTGGGGTATGGCCGGGGGAAGGTTTTAAGCAAGGTTTCCTGCAAGGTTTTTCCCGGAGAAATCGTGGGCTTGGTCGGCCCCAACGGTTCAGGGAAAACCACTTTTCTTAAAGCGGCGCTGGGCATTCTGCGTCCTAAAAGCGGAACCGTTTGGACGGATTTGACGCACGGGTTGGCCTATGTGCCTCAGGCCGAGGAAATCAACCCGTACTTGCCGCTGACCATCGAAGAAACCGTGAATTTGATCAATAGATCCAGGCATTTCATGGGGCGGCTCACGCGTGAAGAAAAGAAGTCCGCAAAAGAAGCCATGCAAAGTTCCGGGATTTTGCCGTTGGCCGACCGGTTGCTCGGCGAAGTGTCGGGCGGGCAGCGCCAGCGCGCCATTTTAGCCCAAGCCATCGCCCAGCGGCCGAAAGTTTTGTTGATGGATGAGCCTACCAAAGGGCTGGATGTGGCCGCGGAGAGAGAGCTGATCGGCCTGATTACCCATCTTAAAATCAAGGACAATTTGACTTTGCTGCTGGCGACGCACAACTTGGCCTTGCCCTTGAATTTTGCGGACAAGGTTTTTCTTTTTCATCAAGGGGCGTTGATCGTTTCAAACCCCAAGGAATTGGTTAAGACTAAAAAATTGGAAGAGATTTACGGGATTCCTTTCGTGAATCATGACGCGCATGGTTTGATGTGGATCGCTCCGGCCAGGAATTTGTGACATGACGGAATTTTTTTCCTTGCCGTTCGTGCAGACCGCGCTGATCGTGTCGTTGTGCTCCGGGATCGTTTTGTCCTGGATCGGGACTTTTTTATTGGCGCGCCGCGCGGCATTTTCCGGGCTTTCCGTGGCCCAACTGGCCGTGTTGGGAACGGTGATCGGCAGTCTTGGGAGCCGGCATGGAGGGGAGTATGCCGCCGCTTTGATGATCGTGGCCGCCGGACTTATTTTTTATTCGTTGTTATCGTCCGGTTTGACCAACGCGCCGCAGGATTCTTGGATTGCCAGCTTTTATGTTTTAGGGGCCGGATTGGCCGTTCTTATTCTTTCCAAAGCGCCGCTAGGCGAGGCGCGGGCCATGAGCCTTTTTTTCGGGAATGTTTTGTCCTTGGGTTGGCATGAGGTTGTGGAGTCGATTGTTTTATTGGCCGTTTCTTTTATCGTTTTTTGGGCTTGGCTGCACCGGTGGGTTTTGTTGGTCTTTGACCCTTTGTCGGCTGAAATCGCCGGGTTGCGCGTTCATTATTGGAATTTGTTGTTTTATCTGCTGTTGGCCGCAAGCATGACGTTGGCCATTCATAATTTCGGCGTTTTATTGGCCTTTTCTTATCTCTTGCTGCCGGCTTCGATCGGTCTTTTGCTCGTGCGCAGTTTAAACCGTTTGTTTGTCGTTGTGGCGGGTATTACGGCCGCCGTGACGACGTTCGGGTTCTATGCTTCTTTTTATTTGGATTTTCCGACCGGCCCTTTTGTGGCGAGCTGTTTTGCGGTTTTAGTTTTGATGGTCGGCTGCGGCCGCTTGCTGATTCAAAGGCTTAGGCTCTAGTGATATGCCCAATAAATAGATGGACATATCACTGGCGGGCATGTTTAAGCGGTAATTTTTTGCGGCTTAGCCATCGCTTGGCCCGCCAACCAAGCGGTCGTCCATACGCTTTGGAAATTAAATCCCCCCGTAATCCCGTCAATGTCTAAAATTTCTCCCGCAAAATATAACCCGGGGCAAACCCGGCTTTCCATAGTTTTAAAGCCCACTTGGTTCAAGCGCACGCCGCCGCAAGTGACGAATTCTTCTTTGAAAACGCCTCTGCCGG encodes the following:
- a CDS encoding Crp/Fnr family transcriptional regulator encodes the protein MQPTTPPNCRICPYRNNCLFSSLDGSSKKEWIHLRRARIYPQGSAVFLEGDEPRGVFIVCEGKVKIFKSTRTGKSLTTKVLPPGSMFGHRSLLAGENYSAGTEAFSDAVISRIEERSLLGFLHRHWPAVLLLMRQLARAVREGEDKAREIAFSSARARLAQALCSSAKKIENRWIVRTARKELAQIAGIAQETCVRLVQKLEAEKMVKRDGRKALFILDPDALGRAAGGALAGSQ
- a CDS encoding FAD-dependent oxidoreductase, translated to MNLNHAVQAPALGKRLLRVAVVGSGPSGFYAAEALLNAPGLAVEVDMFDRLPTPYGLVRGGVAPDHQKIKSVILVYEKVAAKTGFRFFGNIHIGKDLSTEELSLHYDQVVFAVGNETDRRLGIPGEDLTGSRSATEFVGWYNGHPDHHHHQFDLSCDKVAVVGIGNVAMDVTRILAQDPDHLAKTDIADYALDALRKSRVREVFLLGRRGPAQAAFSPTEIKEIGELHSADLVVLPEEAALDDASASLTLEPNDKKNVGYVQERARLGEGTKNKKVRLRFCVSPVEIIGERGRVAAIKIEKNTLIKDDRGNIKAKGAGRFETLPVGMVLRSVGYHGIALPGVPFDAKSGHIPNENGRVIDAQTKKIVPGAYVVGWAKRGPSGLIGTNRADSVATVQAMLEDAVRPASGNAPKKSSQAVVDLLRTKNLRFVTFEDWKALDRLEIESGARKGKIRDKFTVVDEMLSALEAAKKGPAFSA
- a CDS encoding (deoxy)nucleoside triphosphate pyrophosphohydrolase, which gives rise to MTLVAAALLWRENSVLIGKRPSGKSYADCWEFPGGKIEQNETPEACVARELMEELGIGVNVGLLAAENTFVYPTGPVRILLFHARQTSGAIEKKEHADLRWVAPEKLTDYPMLPGNLALLPQILRNLQPPKNPK
- a CDS encoding 2'-5' RNA ligase family protein; translated protein: MAVPKERLLAVDAALIPPLSICRLAGEINETLLAEEPDGFRFDQTHIPHITLLQQFIRASCLPDATRALDQSIGGFRAMALEIRRSERISTTAHLVVEPNADLRRLHESVVEALAPWAETAGGEEAFLTDGDERPRAADVQWVTHFREQSSSRHFQPHITLGVGAAPVLQEAVSFTADRMALCHLGRYCTCRGIFWEGRLRGF
- a CDS encoding response regulator transcription factor, whose translation is MMSHGTILAVDDNRGTIRILQAIFEKESYRFFSADAGAAALAMLHRHKPDVVLLDVVLSETDGFDLAASIRRESSVPIIFLTARSKEMDRIVGLKIGGDDYITKPFSAEELVARVAAILRRTKGAAAPPQAGQLSAGTMTIDFDRHQVWLNGQGKALGPKEFELLRHLIQSKGKVLSREDLLERVWGYEKGLAISTRTVDQHIARLRRKLGKEGARILTVSGFGYRMELA
- a CDS encoding zinc ABC transporter substrate-binding protein encodes the protein MKREGRSRRVFFWLAAALFFAREADAKKLKIVTTLPDFASLAQEIGGEYVQAESLASGVQNPHFVEAKPSLIIKLMKADLYIENGLQLEIGWAPQLVAASRNKRIQLGAAGHLDASTAIVPIEVPTDPTRAMGDIHAGGNPHYLLDPTNAKPVAEAIAKKLEELSPENAATFKAKLVLFEKKLDERMKAWAEKLDPYRGAKFVSYHKDFSYFARRFGFIETGTIEPKAGIPPTASHAARLIERMKAEGASFIVTQPWYEKRTPESIAQATGAKVVAFALLVGAVPQAGDYFSMMDYNVKSIAQALANQEANGKKEKPPAAP
- a CDS encoding metal ABC transporter ATP-binding protein, with the translated sequence MDEILRFDNVSLGYGRGKVLSKVSCKVFPGEIVGLVGPNGSGKTTFLKAALGILRPKSGTVWTDLTHGLAYVPQAEEINPYLPLTIEETVNLINRSRHFMGRLTREEKKSAKEAMQSSGILPLADRLLGEVSGGQRQRAILAQAIAQRPKVLLMDEPTKGLDVAAERELIGLITHLKIKDNLTLLLATHNLALPLNFADKVFLFHQGALIVSNPKELVKTKKLEEIYGIPFVNHDAHGLMWIAPARNL
- a CDS encoding metal ABC transporter permease; the encoded protein is MTEFFSLPFVQTALIVSLCSGIVLSWIGTFLLARRAAFSGLSVAQLAVLGTVIGSLGSRHGGEYAAALMIVAAGLIFYSLLSSGLTNAPQDSWIASFYVLGAGLAVLILSKAPLGEARAMSLFFGNVLSLGWHEVVESIVLLAVSFIVFWAWLHRWVLLVFDPLSAEIAGLRVHYWNLLFYLLLAASMTLAIHNFGVLLAFSYLLLPASIGLLLVRSLNRLFVVVAGITAAVTTFGFYASFYLDFPTGPFVASCFAVLVLMVGCGRLLIQRLRL